A portion of the Oxynema aestuarii AP17 genome contains these proteins:
- a CDS encoding metal ABC transporter permease codes for MLDWPIEPLQYSFMQRSLAIAVLIGLICAVVGSYLMVQRLALLADAISHSVLPGLAIAFILGVNLFVGAFIAGILSTVIIAWIQRRSPIKEDAAMGIVLSAFFALGITLITIIQKDNKIDLNHFLFGNILGVTGAEVWETAAIATVILAVVILFYKELLFYSFDSLGAEAVGLPVNLLNFGLMVLIALTVVASMKAVGVVLVLSLIVTPAATAYLLVPRLHQIMAVGAIAGILSSISGMYLSYYQNIPSGPAIVLVASGLFTLAFLFSPSYGLFTRPQVDRGSSPLWQEIKRLFQ; via the coding sequence ATGCTCGATTGGCCGATCGAACCGCTTCAATACAGTTTCATGCAACGGTCTCTGGCGATCGCCGTTCTCATCGGTCTGATTTGCGCCGTTGTCGGTAGTTATCTGATGGTCCAACGGTTAGCCTTACTCGCCGATGCTATCAGTCATTCCGTTTTACCCGGATTGGCGATCGCCTTTATTCTCGGCGTCAATCTATTTGTCGGGGCTTTCATCGCTGGTATTCTCAGTACGGTCATTATTGCTTGGATTCAGAGGCGATCGCCGATCAAGGAAGATGCAGCAATGGGAATTGTTTTATCCGCATTCTTCGCCCTCGGTATTACCTTAATTACCATTATCCAAAAAGATAATAAAATCGACCTCAATCACTTTTTATTCGGCAATATTCTCGGCGTCACTGGGGCAGAAGTGTGGGAAACTGCCGCGATCGCTACGGTCATTCTTGCCGTGGTCATTTTATTTTATAAAGAATTGCTCTTTTACAGTTTTGACAGTCTCGGGGCTGAAGCCGTCGGGTTGCCCGTTAATTTACTCAACTTCGGCTTGATGGTTTTGATTGCACTTACCGTAGTCGCCAGTATGAAAGCCGTCGGCGTGGTGTTGGTGTTGTCCTTAATCGTCACTCCCGCCGCTACGGCTTATTTATTGGTACCCCGGTTACATCAAATCATGGCAGTCGGCGCGATCGCGGGCATTCTGTCCAGTATTAGCGGCATGTATCTGAGCTACTATCAAAATATTCCCTCGGGTCCGGCGATCGTGTTAGTCGCTTCCGGCTTATTTACCCTTGCCTTTCTCTTCAGTCCGAGTTACGGTCTGTTTACTCGACCGCAGGTCGATCGCGGATCTTCTCCCCTCTGGCAGGAAATTAAACGCCTGTTTCAATAA